Proteins from a genomic interval of Papaver somniferum cultivar HN1 chromosome 4, ASM357369v1, whole genome shotgun sequence:
- the LOC113272165 gene encoding uncharacterized protein LOC113272165 encodes MVDSSSFASYIHMVHQLIEKCLLFHMTKEECMEALFKHANIKPVITSTVWKELEKENKDFFEAYYARNNRGDRMSESETTRKIQKMLSESSASSPASCGSSVGFQDKNDQNEHN; translated from the exons ATGGTGGACTCTTCTTCTTTTGCTTCTTACATCCACATG GTGCATCAATTGATTGAGAAGTGTCTACTGTTCCACATGACAAAGGAAGAGTGTATGGAAGCTCTCTTTAAGCATGCAAATATCAAACCTGTCATTACTTCAACTG TGTGGAAGGAACTGGAgaaagaaaacaaggatttctttgagGCCTATTATGCAAGAAACAACAGAGGAGACCGAATGTCTGAATCAGAAACTACCCGAAAGATCCAAAAAATGCTGTCCGAGTCATCTGCTTCCTCACCGGCCAGTTGTGGATCATCCGTAGGATTTCAAGATAAAAATGATCAAAACGAACATAATTAA